The Juglans regia cultivar Chandler chromosome 11, Walnut 2.0, whole genome shotgun sequence genome contains the following window.
ttttttattataaaatagattttatcttataaagttatgtcagtttgtaaatttactttttaaattaaaaaatttgtgtGGTTATAAGTCTTTGCATATTTTGAATCAAATACCAGAGACTCTATTTACAAACGGTAACAGAGCCTGGTCTGTGGCACTCTCAGGACCACTATATTAGGTTTTGTCTACATCTCTTTAGAAATCTAATGGACGAGAGAGGAGAGACTACCGTAAGAATAATGAAGGGAACATTTGGTATATAGTTTGATACTCTCATTTGATTTTAACAGAAGTTGATCTGCATATTAACTGTTACctactaataattaatatatctcaaataagataataaatatatttttactaaatttattaatgagattcaTACTCTCTCtgtattatgaaaaaaaaaattgaataaaaaagttataagatGATCTAAATATAAGAGAGTTTATTTTGCCGTTATTGAAGTCTATGATTTTTCCATTcttgaaggaagaaaaattcaaaaaaaagcacaaaatcTTTCGGACTCCATGAATGATGAAGTGGGGCCGAAGGAAGACAAAGGACAGGCTGACATTgagaatttgagagagagagagagagagagagagagagagtgaattGGGGGAAGGGAGTGTGGATAAAACGTGCGCTTCCATTGGCCAATCAGAACTCGAAGAGATCACAAACTCATCTCCCCCCAAAATCCCATTAATATTTCCCCGTTTTCTTCTCATATTTTTCCGTTTTGGACCATCATTAGGACCAGAAACTAGAGAGAGCGCATTCGCAGTTTCGCACCAAGTCCTCTTCAATCTCGCGCTCTTTCTCTGCGAATTCTAGGGTTAGGGCTTGGCCTCGGATTCCTAGCGATGGCTGTCTCTACCACCAGCTTTGCGGCTGCCAAATTGGAGGCTCCGTTACTGAAAGCTTCGCCATCGTCCAGGGCCTCCTCGCCTGCTTCTCAGCTTCCAATTCTTCTGAAGCCCATTCGGAGCAGGAAGATCCTGATTCAAAGAGGAGTCAGGTGCGAGGTTGCAGCCTCCGATGCTTTGGTTCAGACCGAGAAGCTTTCCGCTCTTGAACAGCTCAAGACATCCGCAGCTGACAGTACTAGCCCCCGTTTCTCCTTTcttcatttcttatttataatatcTGTTTTCTGGATCTTTGCtattatataatttcattttttttcctttctttgtttttttttccttgaattgtTCTCTTTTCTGTTGCTTTAGTCAACTGCATTTCTTAATATTTGAGCGTTTTTTAACAAGTTGCAAGTGGGTATACTTGTTATATTtgttacttgtaaaaaaaagtatactTGTTGTATTTGTTAAACATGAATttcggaaaaaaaataaatcttctcTAAGATTGAATGCTCGTTCACAAACATCTACCTTTGCCTAAAATTATGTAGCGATATTAATATAGGTAACGGTCATTCTTTAGAttttacaaatgaaaaaaacataGGTAACAATTAGGGAAATTGATGATTATATTACTTGTGTAGAAATCATTGGGATGCTAATACTTTAGGCAATTAAATATAGTATACTTCTGCATCCTTCTCGGTTGCTGATAACATTAAACATACACATTATATTTGCCTTGTTATGCCCTCAGATTAAATATAAAGCCGAGATGGAGGTGCATGGAAATGAGTTAAAAATCCAAGAATTTTTTGTAAGCACTTCCAATGTTTGTGATGAGATTCACTAAATATATTATCTCTTTCAAAATGATCAATGGGGCTATGGTGCTTAACTCTTAATACGAGATTCTTTTTGTCCCAAAGGCGAGGCtgattactttttattttctaattttttattgtgagTTTCATAGTGTTATTGGGAATACAATATATTAAGAACTTTTTAATTATGTACATTTTCTGAACTGCCCAATTCGTTTTTCTTTCCAGGATATACAAAAGAGAGGAGTAGCATTGTGGTTATTGGACTTAGTGTTCACACTACCCCCGTTGAGATGCGTGAAAAGCTTGCCATTCCAGAAGCAGAGTGGCCTCGGGCCATTGGGGAGCTGTGTGGTTTAAATCATATAGAAGAAGCTGCTGTTCTTAGCACCTGCAATAGAATGGAGATATATGTTGTGGCTCTTTCACAGCATCGCGGTGTCAAAGAAGTGACTGAATGGATGTCAAAGGTGCTCTCCTTCTCTTGATCAACACTAGGATTGGTTTATAGACCACCGAAATTGTTTCTTCTTAGGGGATTTCTGTTGAATTGTCAATTACCTGGTGGTTAGTCTCTTAACTGAGGTTGTTGACTTGCATTGGTCAAGTTAAGAATGTTGGTAGTGAAAGACTAGTTGTTGATGGATTTCTGATTGAGATCTGTCATGCATTTGGTCTATTTAATCCAATTTTCCCTAgttctttttttccccaaatcatattatttttgctattatttttttcctcttcccaGTAGTGATTTACTGTTCTGCATGTTATTTGTAGTCTTTCATGCATTGAATTTGAGACAAAGTGTAAACACATTGGTTGTCACGTGACTCTGTTCTGTAGTAATGTTCCATATCCTAACATATTTTCATGAACGCAAttatatttctcaaaaatattcttgCTTCTCCTTGGCAGACAAGTGGGATCCCAGTTTCAGAACTTTGTCAACATCGGTTTCTGCTTTATAACAAAGATGCTACACAGCATATTTTTGAAGTTTCAGCAGGTCTCGACTCTCTTGTCCTCGGGGAAGGCCAAATTCTTGCTCAGGTTAAACAGGTTGTAAAAGTTGGGCAAGGAGTTGTTGGCTTTGGGAGGAACATTAGTGGGCTGTTCAAGCACGCTATAACTGTGGGAAAGCGTGTTAGGACTGAGACTAACATTGCTGCTGGGGCAGTTTCTGTTAGCTCTGCTGCTGTTGAACTGGCCTTAATGAAGCTCCCTGAATCCTCACATGCTTCAGCAAAAATGTTGGTTATTGGAGCAGGCAAGATGGGGAAGCTTGTGATCAAGCACTTGGCTGCAAAAGGTTGCACAAAGATGGTGGTTGTAAATAGAACCGAGGAGAGAGTTGCAGCCATCCGTGAAGAGTTGGCGAATATTGAGATAACATACAAACCCCTCACAGAAATGCTAACTTGCGCTGCTGAAGCAGATGTCGTGTTTACCAGCACTGCATCAGAAACCCCATTATTTTTGAAAGAGCATGTTAAGGGCCTGCCCCCTGTTGGCTCAGAAGTTGGGGGCTTGAGGCTCTTCATCGATATCTCAGTCCCACGAAATGTAGGCTCGTGCGTTGCAGATGTTGAAGCTGTGCGAGTTTACAATGTTGATGACCTTAAGGAGGTTGTGGCTGCCAATAAAGAGGATCGCCTTCGGAAAGCAATGGAAGCACAAGCAATTATTGCCGAGGAATCAAAACAATTTGAGGCATGGAGGGATTCATTGGAGACTGTTCCTACAATCAAGAAATTGAGGGCTTATGCTGAAAGAATCAGAGTTGCGGAGCTAGAAAAATGCTTATCCAAGATGGGTGATGATATACCAAAGAAAACAAGGAAAGCTGTGGAGGATCTTAGCCGAGGAATAGTGAACAAGCTCCTTCATGGTCCGATGCAGCACCTGAGATGTGATGGGAGTGACAGCCGGACCCTGAGCGAGACCCTTGAGAATATGCATGCTCTTAATAGAATGTTTAGCCTCGAGACAGAGATATCTGTGTTAGAACAGAAGCTTCGAGCTAAGGTAGAAAGCCAGAAGTAAGATCCTTTGTCAAATTTCATTCGGGACACATCTTTTACGTCCTCAAATTTGAATAAGGGGAAATCTCCTCATACTGTCATTTCATTAGAGTGTTGGCACTGTTGTAGCCCTCCAATTGGGTAGATAAACAGTGTTGTTTGCTGTTGGCTGACCCTTGAATTCATTCATCAGCATAAGGCAATGTCTCAGCCTCTTCTTTAGCGGCCATTCGGCTTTTAGGATACAAATTGAGGGATTATGAAGTGAGCTTAATCCATGTAACGATTGTTCTCCTTAGAGTTTATGGTCTGTATCCGAAATTCAGTTAATCCTTGTAATTAATATGTTGATTATTTCAATATGGATACAACCTTGTAATTGATGTACACGTTGGGGGGTCTCTATTGTGAATGTGATTTACATTTTGCCATAAGATGCCTTTACTCTATCATAAATATTGTGATAACTTGGTTGAGACTTGAGGTTTCCTTCAGCTTGCAAATCATGAAGCTCTGATTCTATACAACaaatcatcattttttattttattattattttgctctACAAGGTCATGGCTAGAGACAACAGGATGGCCTTCTCAGACTAAGCCCATAAATCAGGGCCCATAATCGCCATGAACAAGACCCTCTACATTTGATGGGCCTGAATTTCGTAAAATGGTCAATATTTTGCACTTAGCTTGACATTTGGGCCTCATCTTGGCAGTGAACAAGACCCTCTAGACTGGCTGAACCTTGTCAGGTCAACCTTGAGATTATGATTAAGGTGGCCTCAAGTCCATGCAGCAAGGCAATTCCAAATTATTCTGATGCTCTTGGCTGTCCTTAATAAAAACACTGATCTGTACATGGATTGAGACGTGACATGACAAAGAAAATAGACTGACTTGTCACTTGCTTCGTTGGCAAATAGTGGAACTTGAGAGAAACCATGAAATTATCTAACAACGGACAAAAGAGACAAACAAGTATTGGTAGGGAAGGAAGCCATAGGAATCCAGTTGTTAAAAGTGACAAGTCCCTTCTCTTCAAGTGTTACTACAATAAGAAATACAATTAGGGATGCCCGGAACCATGGCTTGGgagcaaaattaaaaaacaaaaaatgtattacaattattattatgttttttattaataaggaaaaataattgaacACGAGGGTTTACCGTTTGGGGCAACCGAGCAATTTCGATAAGAGAGTAATGATAAGGTGTCTCTCTTCTGTAAGAGGTGTTCTCAGTCTCAAGGAAGATCATCAGCTAGCTATCTCCCAAAACCCAAACAACTTATTAGCCTCTTTCCTGCCAGGCATATTGGCCCCATTTCTAGTGCTTGAAGTTGACAacacctttcttttatttatatgacaCCTTGAGTCAATGCACGACACGAACCAAACctttcttcatgttgtttgtggCCTCAGGCATTCTCCACAAATGTGTTGTTAACAAGCCGCATGCAAAGGTGGACCTCTTTCCTCTCCCCACATGTGGTGAAGACTAGCTCACATCATGCTTCACCATTCCTTCACAAGACTTCATCTACATttgtgcctctctctctctctctatatatatgtctgAATTTTGATCCTTTGGATGTTGTATCCCCATTGTTGGTCGGTGCAGTTTTTGATTGATGTTTGTGGGTCATGTACTGGGACGTGGACGAGACGATCACTCACCTGCTTTCAGtacagccgagagagagagagagagtggcaaCAAATACATATAAACAGCTAAAAACTGGTTGAGAGCTGATACAGAACTAGTTAGGCCCAAGCACTTAAGGACGGGAACGCATCAACTGAGAGATGCCGATGCATGCCTGATAGAGTGGACAACAGAACAAATTGAGCAGGACTACTATCGTCTGCAATCCCCCATATCGAATTGCATACGATTCAGACAGAGACGAGGGGGCATCTTCTGCTGAGATGGAAGTTGGTACGATGTAAGGTCCGCATGTGCTTCTGTACGAGCACCTTCTTTCGTGTCCCTGCCAGCTCGGATCCTTCATATATGATCATGCCCATCGATTGTAACCCTTTATGCCCTTAGAATTGATCGGACGGCTGTGAATAGCCTCGAATTAGGCCTGATCATAAACTCCCAAGGGTTTTAGTTCTTTATAGGTCACATAATTGGGTGAGAATTGCATGCAATGCGTCAGTGGACTAACAACAATGGTCAGTAATTCGATGAATGGATTTTCGAACTAACATATATTTTAACATCACCACCGCGAATTATCGCGCAAGAGAAGATGGTCATCCATCCACACCGGCCGTGAGCATTTAACCGTGACCCGAAAATGCATCAACATTATTCATGTTTGTACAAATCCCATCGAAGGAAATCcccttatttttgttttccttacaaagaaaaaatcatcactacaagaaaactgcttatttgcgaTAAGTTAATTCtagcaaaatgattatttacaaataaaattagttgCGAATAATCTTTTagttacaataaattaatcataatagcatgtttttcttgtagtgcgatACAATTCTTCAATTGACTTGATGACCATCTAGTTGGTCCAAGAATAAAGCAAGCTTTCAACACACATTTCTGTATAAACGCAAATTCTTACATTGTTTTTCTAAGCCGTCTAGATTCTAAACTGAATAGAGAATTTCATTAATAACTTGTAGTCTTGTACaactcaatttatatatatatatcctcccTCGTCCTAGTCCAACAGAAACAAACATGAATAGTCCAGCCTTCGAAATAAGAAAGAGACATCATATAAGTTTAAAAATGTGAATCTTTGGAGTGCCAACAACAACAAAAGTAAAACAAACGTGATAGTACTACAAGGATTGACCAAActatattatttgattttaattactCCAATCATGGCTAagccaattacaaaattaagCTCACCATGCAAATCCTGATCCCCTTataatttatctctaaatttaagAACTTCTTAGATTAAAGGGATTTAAGTATACATGGAGTGATTTCTAAAATGTTTAAGAAAAGggacttacatatatatatatatatatatgttatataattaagattatAGTACTGGTCCCTCACATGGGGGCTAGATTGCAAAAATTTTGATACTCGGTAATTAGTACAGACTGGCAACTCAGAACAGAGCCAAAACTCATCAAGGACAACTCATCCAAACATTTGACTACAGTGCAAGGGTGTCTTAGGCGTAGCAGACATTAGAGCAGCAGATTTCTTTTAGCAAAGGGACAAAAATGTTGAATCCTGCGATCGAAATTCTAGTGAAACAAAGGTAAAGCGCACCCAAGAGGTATTTCTAAAGATACGTATTCATGGCATGCATCGAGGAAGGATCATCGATCTAACAAATACTCAAATGCAGCAACTCATATCAAAtgaatacaattatatatatatatatatataaattagaaaataattcatCCAAGTCAGTCTCAAAGTTTTCAGCCACttttgttgaaattaaagttgaaaactatACTGCTGCATGCAAAACTATACATCCCCCTCTGAATCAAACTCATATATATTCTTCAACCCAATAATATTCACGAACGGATATATAATTCAACTCCTttgataaatagaaaaaaaaaaaaaaaaaaaagagggaggtAATTCATCGAGTAGGACTACATTAagctattaaaatgttatatatagttatatactGCATGTCTCCTATTTATTTCATTCCTAGCTATATATCCTACTCAATATCacgttaattaatataaaattattttaaaattaattattaaaaaaaatagaaaaagagaaacaagaCATTAATTAACGAGGAAATAGTAGGAAAATACAGTACAAGTTATCCAAAAGAAAGGACACTTTTGACGGGATGAGAAATGCAAATGCATGAATATTAGTTACAAGATATCTTATCACGTACTCTGGCTCCTTACACTGCTTCTGGCTATATTATGGTCTATTCATAAAGTAAATGTGTACAGAAGTGGCAATGCTATGCCCACTCTACTACTCTACTTCTCTATCACCTCACTCCTTTATTGACGTGATTGATAGCATATGGTACCACTTCAgataaattcttataaaaagatagatttttataaaaaaatataaaaaaaaaattattctttataagtattccttgattttaaatatataacatctttattttatcctaattcactttttataaaaaactagGCGTAATTACATTACTCTTTCCAATATATTGATTTTTCAAGACCCTCAGCTCTGAACAAAATCTTTTATCTCGCTCATTCAATGCACAACGATAGGCTCGATCGTTCTCTAAAAACTAGGTGGCTCTATTGTTTGaggtttaaataataatttcagaTGGGTCCGCTTCCCACccaccattaattaattaaattaacgtggaggagaaagaagaagggagagagggaaaagaaaactgaaaaaggAGCCCATATACCTGTAGCCGTGGGTGCAAGCTTCTTCGAAATCCTCAATTGATCTAAAGATGCTCGTTAAAACTATAGAATAACCAAAAGGATATTGATTTGGTCATCATTCAAGTCCTCCTACCTAATCCATCATGCTGTcctactctcttttttttctttttctttttttgtatttcctAGGAACAGTAAATTTATTGGGCATCCATAATCTCTATCCTATTCCTCTCACTAGACCACCCCACCTATCAAAACCTAAAAGAGCATATGGCAATAAGTACTGTAATAATACTTCTATGTACTCACACGTGAAAACATACAGGGCAAGGATAGAATGTCATTTTTCATCCAAACATATATTGAGGAGGAACTCCATTAAAGCTAGCATTTAcaaccttttttgtttttccaatttCTGGGTCATGTTTGTTCATCACAAATCCCTACCAAACTCCGAATGGGAGAGTCTCTCCAAAACAAAGAGATGTGGATTCATAAACAGTTGAATTGCGCTaattaagacaaaaaaaaaaaaaaaagacatgcaTGCTTCAGCAAAATCAATCCCAACCTACTAATCAACTGTTCTGATATGATCTTCCACTGCAAAAGGGGCATCGCCGTCTGCAACCTGCTTGTTCCCCAACGCCACCCACTTCTCCTCTCTcgattccttttcttcttcttttttcggAGTAAAACatgtataatttcttttaatacttggcattaaattattaaaatctgGCGTTTTCGAACCCGTGCAAATCACTGACTCGATTCAACGACTTCTTCATGATGGCTACTTTAGCCAGCTTCTCAGCCGCTCTCCAAGCCGACGTCGGCGTCAGCGGCTCCCCATTCTCGTCCACTATAGCGCCACCCATCAAGTCCCTCTCGTGGCCTCTCTTTCGTTGAATCATCATCAACATCTGCTGCTGTTGCTGATGCTGCATCCTCCAGAGAAGCTCTGCCAGCTCGGCCTCCAAGCTGCGAACGTACTCTTCAGCCCATTCGGAATTCGACTGCAATAACAATGCTCGAGCCGACGCGAGCAACTGATGGGCACTTGAAAACTCGTCGTGCTCGATTAGTCGCCGGGACTCGGCTATGGCCCGTGTGGTGATGAAGACGTTCCTCAACCGTTCGATCCTGGGAGCCGATGATCGAACGGCTTGCGGACTGGGTACAAGCAGTGCCTGTTCTTTGCCGTACACAACCTCTTGTGACGCGGGGTCCTTGTAAAGGCACCGAACGGACATCACGAGGTGGGCACCTAAAGCTACCGAGGACGGAACCCTCAGCTCTACGAGTAGCTCCCTCTCTTCCTCCGCGTACAAGTCACCCAGCCGAACAGAACCGGAGCCGAGAACTGTGGGCCGTCCATTGCAGGAATAGATGGCTGAGATCTCCGCTGGAGAAGGAAACCTAAGCTGAATCCTCAGGTCCTGCACCACTACGCTCAATAACCCGCCAACGCATTTGACCAAGGCGGCCTCGTCCGGCTCGTGCTGGTGGTTCCAGAACCCGAACTTATGAACCGGGATCTCAATGTGAGCGAAACGGGTTGAAGACACGTGGCTGGAAGCTTGGCGTTGATTTGCGCGGACCCTACCATCCTCCTGATCTTGACCATCGGATAACAAAATGATACTGGCAACGGGATTTCTCTCCCTCCGATCTTCAAGCACCTTGGTAGCTTTCCTCAAAGCTTCTCCCACGCTAGTCCCTTGACCACAGGCGAGCCGGTCAACGATGCGCCGAGCGGCGCGCTGACCTTGAGCCGTCATTCTCCTCAGGGGCAATAACCTTCTGGTAGTAGCTGAAAAGGCCACAATGGAAAGCCGATCGCCCGAACCGAGCGACGAAATGACTAGACGCATGGCGCGCTTCAGCATCTGCAGCTTGGCACCGGTCATACTGCCACTGACATCGAGCACCGTCACCAAGTCGATGGGCGCCCGGTCAAGACGCGTTGACGCTCCCGAATTGCGAGCCGGCGGAGCCTTCACTCTCAGAGCAACCACGTAGGTGTCGTGGGACCTACCGGACGATACTAGTGCAGACTCGGGTAACAATCTCACCCGGACGTTCCTCTGATCCCTGCCGTTGATTGGCGCTTCATCGGAATACTTGATGGATGAAGATGGAGGGTTGGGATTATTGACGAAGAACCCCTGAAACTCTTCTTCCGCGTCGTCGTTTTCGTCCTCTACGGCATTCTCATCCGCCTCGGGGATTGGGCTAATCCGAGAACCCGCTGTGGGAGATAGAAGCGGCTCGTCGTCATCGTAGGATGGTTTTGATTGCTGCTGTAGTATTTCGGGCTTGGGTTTGAGAGTTCTTGGGGACGATTCtaacattttcttctcttcaatCTTTGGTTTTGCTGTGAGGTCGTGACTTTTGTGTTTGTTAGTGTTCTCCTCCACTTCGTTCTGTTGCTGGGATTGGGAGCCAAGGTGCTTGTGGACGGCGAGTAAAGGTACGTCTTTCCAGGTGGTGTTGCAGACAGGGCAAACAAGGCTGCCATTCTTGCGCACATGGTCAGCGATGCACGGGAAGTGAAATGCGTGTGCGCACTCCGCCGTGTAAATGGCTGTTCCCTGACCCGTCTTCACACTGTTCAAACAGACTCCACAGCTACTCTGTGAGAGGAAAAACCAGAAAAAGAGTCAGATTTCTGCATGATGATTAATACCATTCTAGTTAGTATTTCGGTCTTGCTGCGATTGATTCAATGGTACTTACTCTGAATTTGAAACTGTTCTTGAAGAGTGACAGCTTGAGAGGGGATCGTGGAGAGGTCTGGTTTGAGCCAAGCAGTGTTCTTGGGCTCTTGGAACGGGTCTTGGGAGTGCTGGTATTGCATTCAAGTCTCGGACTTTCGTTAACATTAGGCGTTTGAGAAGCCTCTGATGTACTTGTTCGGCAACGCAGGCTTGGGCTTTTGACTATTGCTTGAGACTGTAACCGAGGCGTGGAAGGGTTGCTTCC
Protein-coding sequences here:
- the LOC108991350 gene encoding glutamyl-tRNA reductase 1, chloroplastic-like, which codes for MAVSTTSFAAAKLEAPLLKASPSSRASSPASQLPILLKPIRSRKILIQRGVRCEVAASDALVQTEKLSALEQLKTSAADRYTKERSSIVVIGLSVHTTPVEMREKLAIPEAEWPRAIGELCGLNHIEEAAVLSTCNRMEIYVVALSQHRGVKEVTEWMSKTSGIPVSELCQHRFLLYNKDATQHIFEVSAGLDSLVLGEGQILAQVKQVVKVGQGVVGFGRNISGLFKHAITVGKRVRTETNIAAGAVSVSSAAVELALMKLPESSHASAKMLVIGAGKMGKLVIKHLAAKGCTKMVVVNRTEERVAAIREELANIEITYKPLTEMLTCAAEADVVFTSTASETPLFLKEHVKGLPPVGSEVGGLRLFIDISVPRNVGSCVADVEAVRVYNVDDLKEVVAANKEDRLRKAMEAQAIIAEESKQFEAWRDSLETVPTIKKLRAYAERIRVAELEKCLSKMGDDIPKKTRKAVEDLSRGIVNKLLHGPMQHLRCDGSDSRTLSETLENMHALNRMFSLETEISVLEQKLRAKVESQK
- the LOC108991395 gene encoding E3 ubiquitin-protein ligase WAV3-like, with product MGTGWRRAFCTTIPRDSDSSSLSDKQQRSPSSSPSPRSCTRLGFLSGGGGSNPSTPRLQSQAIVKSPSLRCRTSTSEASQTPNVNESPRLECNTSTPKTRSKSPRTLLGSNQTSPRSPLKLSLFKNSFKFRSSCGVCLNSVKTGQGTAIYTAECAHAFHFPCIADHVRKNGSLVCPVCNTTWKDVPLLAVHKHLGSQSQQQNEVEENTNKHKSHDLTAKPKIEEKKMLESSPRTLKPKPEILQQQSKPSYDDDEPLLSPTAGSRISPIPEADENAVEDENDDAEEEFQGFFVNNPNPPSSSIKYSDEAPINGRDQRNVRVRLLPESALVSSGRSHDTYVVALRVKAPPARNSGASTRLDRAPIDLVTVLDVSGSMTGAKLQMLKRAMRLVISSLGSGDRLSIVAFSATTRRLLPLRRMTAQGQRAARRIVDRLACGQGTSVGEALRKATKVLEDRRERNPVASIILLSDGQDQEDGRVRANQRQASSHVSSTRFAHIEIPVHKFGFWNHQHEPDEAALVKCVGGLLSVVVQDLRIQLRFPSPAEISAIYSCNGRPTVLGSGSVRLGDLYAEEERELLVELRVPSSVALGAHLVMSVRCLYKDPASQEVVYGKEQALLVPSPQAVRSSAPRIERLRNVFITTRAIAESRRLIEHDEFSSAHQLLASARALLLQSNSEWAEEYVRSLEAELAELLWRMQHQQQQQMLMMIQRKRGHERDLMGGAIVDENGEPLTPTSAWRAAEKLAKVAIMKKSLNRVSDLHGFENARF